Proteins co-encoded in one Cyprinus carpio isolate SPL01 chromosome B5, ASM1834038v1, whole genome shotgun sequence genomic window:
- the LOC109109951 gene encoding transient receptor potential cation channel subfamily V member 1-like isoform X3 — MRQMSLHPKLNLTYTLTVESEKLKEEPAQQDSERFTLKRLFDAVSSGDVSKLQGLHQYLHKNMKRLTDSQYKSNGKTALLKALLNLREGENDTIEHLLEIAEKLGDLKTFVNAAYTDSFYEGQTALHVAIERRSAKFVHMLVKKGADVHAKACGKFFQPNQETCFYFGELPLSLAACTNQPDIVDFLMNNPYQAVDVRKRDSHGNTVLHALVSIADNSPENTEFVIAMYDHILIKADQLHPKIKLEDIENNEGLIPLTLAAKTGKLGLLKHIVQREFKGRRHLSRKITEWAYGPVCSSLYDLASLDTYDKNSALEIIVYGSEIPNRLEMLNIEPFNRLIEEKWERFAKRMFMFNFIVYVIYLFILTAVAYHREAGKDFNNSQPPFRYKNNSQDYLLLTGHIISTTGALYFFIRGLIDLFRKRPGFQSLLIDGYTDQLFFLQAVLFLVCALLYCLGQDQYVAWLVLCLALSWVNLLYFSRGSKNMGIYSVMIQKMVLGEIRRFLVVYMVFLIGFSTAVVTLLDEESINKDQRANISENQRNESSEGQSKQDSSDEHCKKNAFKSIYFTTLELFKFTIGMGDLEFTDQYRYAEVFYVLLIVYIVMTYILMLNMLIALMNQRVDEMSVESANIWKLQRAITTLDMEWILPQCLKIKLRSGQEKDLGGGQEPDRRWCFSVEEVNWNQWNRNLGVITEDPGECLPVSSPTELQREPNQRGLLQTLSKRWTQRQQHRDEQELSPLAEASSSV; from the exons ATGAGACAGATGAGCCTGCacccaaaattaaatttaacctaCACTTTGACAG TGGAATCAGAAAAGTTGAAAGAGGAACCAGCTCAGCAGGACAGTGAGAGGTTTACCCTTAAGAGGCTGTTTGATGCTGTGTCCAGTGGCGATGTGTCTAAACTGCAGGGTTTACATCAGTACCTGCACAAAAACATGAAACGGCTCACTGACTCTCAAT ATAAGTCCAATGGAAAGACAGCCTTGCTgaaagcacttttaaatttgaGGGAAGGCGAGAATGACACTATTGAACATCTGCTGGAAATTGCAGAGAAATTGGGAGATTTAAAAACTTTTGTCAATGCTGCTTACACAGACAGTTTCTACGAAG GTCAGACAGCACTTCATGTTGCAATTGAACGGAGAAGTGCAAAATTTGTACATATGCTGGTTAAGAAAGGGGCTGATGTCCATGCTAAAGCCTGTGGGAAATTCTTTCAGCCCAATCAAGAAACATGCTTCTATTTTG GTGAGCTGCCCTTGTCGCTGGCCGCTTGCACTAATCAGCCAGACATTGTGGACTTCCTTATGAACAACCCTTACCAGGCGGTGGATGTCAGGAAGAGGGACTCTCATGGAAACACAGTGCTTCACGCATTAGTATCCATAGCTGATAACAGTCCTGAAAACACAGAGTTTGTCATCGCCATGTATGATCACATCTTAATCAAAGCCGACCAACTTCACCCCAAGATCAAGCTGGAGGACATTGAAAATAATGAAGGACTCATCCCACTCACACTAGCTGCCAAAACAGGAAAACTGGgg CTGTTAAAGCACATTGTGCAGCGGGAGTTTAAGGGGCGGCGACATCTGTCACGGAAGATCACGGAGTGGGCCTACGGTCCAGTGTGCTCCTCTCTGTATGACCTCGCCTCTCTCGACACCTACGACAAGAACTCCGCGCTGGAGATAATCGTTTATGGCAGTGAGATTCCT AATCGCCTCGAGATGCTCAATATTGAACCCTTCAACCGACTAATTGAAGAGAAGTGGGAGAGATTTGCGAAACGGATGTTCATGTTCAACTTTATCGTTTATGTTATCTACCTTTTCATCTTAACTGCAGTAGCTTATCACCGAGAAGCAGGGAAGGACTTTAACAACAGCCAA cCCCCATTCCGTTATAAAAATAATAGCCAAGACTACTTGCTTCTGACAGGACACATCATAAGTACCACTGGAGCACTTTACTTCTTTATTAGAGGG TTGATAGACTTGTTTAGAAAACGTCCAGGATTTCAGTCCCTGCTCATAGACGGATACACCGATCAGCTTTT TTTTCTGCAGGCCGTGCTCTTCCTGGTGTGTGCTCTGCTGTACTGCTTGGGTCAGGACCAATATGTGGCCTGGCTAGTTTTGTGTCTTGCCTTGAGCTGGGTAAATCTACTCTACTTCTCTAGAGGGTCCAAAAATATGGGAATCTACAGTGTCATGATACAAAAG ATGGTTCTTGGGGAAATTCGTCGATTCCTTGTCGTGTACATGGTCTTCCTCATTGGGTTTTCTACAG CCGTGGTAACTCTGCTTGATGAGGAGTCTATCAACAAAGATCAAAGAgcaaacatttctgaaaatcaACGTAATGAAAGTTCTGAAGGACAATCTAAGCAGGACAGTTCTGATGAACATTGTAAGAAAAATGCATTCAAGAGCATCTACTTCACCACTCTGGAGTTGTTCAAGTTTACGATTGGCATGGGAGATCTGGAGTTCACCGATCAATATCGATATGCAGAGGTCTTCTATGTGCTGCTAATTGTGTATATAGTAATGACTTACATTTTGATGCTGAACATGCTGATTGCTCTGATGAATCAAAGAGTGGACGAGATGTCCGTCGAGAGCGCCAACATCTGGAAACTACAG CGTGCAATCACCACCTTGGACATGGAGTGGATTCTTCCCCAATGTCTGAAGATAAAGCTGCGTTCTGGGCAAGAGAAGGACCTAGGCGGGGGACAGGAGCCTGATCGACGCTGGTGCTTCAG CGTGGAGGAAGTCAACTGGAACCAATGGAACAGAAACCTGGGTGTAATTACCGAGGACCCTGGGGAATGCCTGCCTGTATCTTCCCCAACGGAACTTCAGAGAG AGCCCAACCAGCGTGGACTCCTGCAAACGCTCAGCAAACGTTGGACgcagagacaacaacacagagaTGAACAGGAGCTGAGTCCTCTAGCTGAGGCATCTAGCTCCGTCTGA
- the LOC109103842 gene encoding ER membrane protein complex subunit 6, whose protein sequence is MASVAAKREGPQFISEAAVRGNNAVLDYCRTSVSALSGATAGILGLTGLYGFVFYFLASFLLSLLLILKAGRRWNKCFKSRRLLFTGGLVGGLFTYVLFWTFLYGMVHVY, encoded by the coding sequence ATGGCCTCAGTAGCAGCCAAACGCGAGGGGCCGCAGTTCATCAGCGAGGCGGCCGTCAGAGGAAACAATGCTGTGCTCGACTACTGCCGCACGTCCGTGTCCGCGCTCTCCGGGGCGACAGCGGGCATCCTCGGCCTAACCGGACTCTACGGCTTCGTCTTTTATTTCCTTGCTTCTTTCCTGCTGTCACTGCTGCTGATTCTCAAAGCCGGTCGCCGGTGGAACAAGTGCTTCAAATCTCGACGTCTGCTCTTTACCGGGGGCCTCGTGGGCGGCCTGTTTACTTACGTGTTGTTCTGGACTTTCCTCTACGGAATGGTGCATGTATATTAA